In one Acomys russatus chromosome X, mAcoRus1.1, whole genome shotgun sequence genomic region, the following are encoded:
- the LOC127184986 gene encoding F-box-like/WD repeat-containing protein TBL1X, producing the protein MSITSDEVNFLVYRYLQESGFSHSAFTFGIESHISQSNINGTLVPPAALISILQKGLQYVEAEISINEDGTVFDGRPIESLSLIDAVMPDVVQTRQQAFREKLAQQQANAAAAAAAAAAATATTAAATTPAAAAQQNPPKNGEATVNGEENGAHAINNHSKPMEIDGDVEIPPSKATVLRGHESEVFICAWNPVSDLLASGSGDSTARIWNLNENSNGGSTQLVLRHCIREGGHDVPSNKDVTSLDWNSDGTLLATGSYDGFARIWTEDGNLASTLGQHKGPIFALKWNKKGNYILSAGVDKTTIIWDAHTGEAKQQFPFHSAPALDVDWQNNTTFASCSTDMCIHVCRLGCDRPVKTFQGHTNEVNAIKWDPSGMLLASCSDDMTLKIWSMKQDACVHDLQAHSKEIYTIKWSPTGPATSNPNSNIMLASASFDSTVRLWDVERGVCIHTLTKHQEPVYSVAFSPDGKYLASGSFDKCVHIWNTQSGSLVHSYRGTGGIFEVCWNARGDKVGASASDGSVCVLDLRK; encoded by the exons ATGAGCATTACCAGCGACGAGGTGAACTTTCTGGTATATCGCTACCTCCAGGAATCAG GTTTTTCCCACTCCGCCTTCACGTTTGGGATAGAAAGCCACATTAGCCAGTCCAACATCAATGGGACACTAGTGCCACCGGCTGCCCTCATCTCCATTCTTCAGAAGGGACTGCAATATGTGGAGGCAGAGATCAGCATCAACGAG GATGGCACGGTATTTGATGGGCGTCCCATTGAGTCCCTATCGTTAATTGATGCTGTGATGCCCGATGTGGTACAGACAAGACAGCAAGCCTTTCGGGAGAAGCTTGCCCAGCAGCAAGCCAatgcagcagcagcggcagcggcggcggccgCAGCCACAGCCACAACCGCAGCAGCCACAACACCAGCAGCTGCTGCCCAGCAAAACCCACCAAAGAATGGAGAAGCCACAGTGAATGGGGAAGAGAATGGAGCCCATGCAATAA ATAATCACTCAAAACCAATGGAAATAGATGGGGACGTTGAAATTCCACCGAGTAAAGCCACAGTCCTTCGAGGCCATGAGTCTGAGGTGTTCATTTGTGCCTGGAATCCTGTTAGTGACCTACTTGCTTCTGG ATCTGGAGACTCCACTGCAAGGATATGGAACCTTAATGAAAACAGCAACGGGGGCTCCACACAGCTTGTGCTGAGGCACTGTATACGCGAAGGGGGACATGATGTTCCCAGTAATAAGGATGTCACCTCATTGGACTGGAAT AGCGATGGGACACTATTGGCAACAGGTTCCTATGATGGTTTTGCAAGAATATGGACAGAAGATG GTAACCTAGCCAGCACCTTAGGTCAACACAAAGGCCCCATTTTTGCCTTGAAGTGGAACAAAAAGGGGAATTATATTTTGAGTGCTGGTGTAGACAAG ACAACAATAATTTGGGACGCCCACACAGGAGAAGCCAAGCAACAGTTCCCTTTTCATTCAG CACCTGCCCTTGATGTGGACTGGCAGAACAACACTACCTTTGCTTCCTGCAGCACAgacatgtgcattcatgtgtgcagaCTTGGCTGTGATCGCCCAGTCAAAACCTTCCAAGGACATACT AATGAGGTCAATGCTATCAAATGGGATCCTTCTGGAATGTTGCTAGCCTCCTGCTCTGATGACATGACATTAAAG ATCTGGAGTATGAAGCAGGATGCATGTGTCCATGACCTCCAAGCTCACAGCAAAGAGATCTATACCATCAAGTGGAGTCCCACAGGACCAGCCACCAGCAACCCGAACTCCAACATCATGCTAGCAAG TGCTTCATTTGATTCTACGGTTCGACTGTGGGATGTGGAGCGAGGGGTTTGCATCCACACACTGACCAAGCATCAGGAGCCTGTCTATAGTGTAGCGTTCAGCCCTGATGGGAAATATTTGGCCAGTGGATCCTTTGACAAGTGTGTCCATATCTGGAATACTCAG AGTGGAAGTCTCGTCCACAGCTACCGAGGCACAGGTGGCATATTTGAAGTGTGCTGGAATGCTCGAGGAGACAAAGTGGGTGCCAGTGCATCTGATGGCTCT GTCTGTGTTTTAGATCTCCGAAAGTAA
- the LOC127185861 gene encoding claudin-34-like translates to MFLFNKSANCQVGGFALASIACILCSISADLPQWRVWYLNETVFSERSVAFVGMWRVCLYNQSSKPDNARGCHEYSYHDNSVPLDIHIIQHLLLIANILGLIGTVATIIALQNVYTGKEQKNVTYNPFITSAVLNIVASSLVLLAVLCNYLSVIQEAGIAFPPSFQMPLYPPHQRIGIANVVASLAALLFLGSGIIFVSYTNPVENEIFPGV, encoded by the coding sequence ATGTTCTTGTTCAACAAAAGTGCCAACTGCCAAGTCGGAGGTTTTGCTTTGGCATCCATAGCATGTATTCTCTGCAGCATCTCCGCAGACCTCCCACAGTGGCGAGTCTGGTACTTAAATGAAACTGTGTTCTCCGAGCGTTCTGTAGCCTTTGTAGGAATGTGGAGAGTCTGCCTTTACAATCAAAGCAGCAAGCCCGACAATGCCAGAGGATGCCACGAATACAGCTACCATGACAACTCTGTCCCTTTAGATATTCACATCATTCAACACTTGTTACTGATTGCCAACATTCTTGGGTTGATTGGGACAGTTGCTACCATTATTGCTCTTCAGAACGTGTACACTGGGAAAGAACAGAAGAATGTCACGTACAATCCATTCATCACTTCAGCTGTTCTTAACATCGTAGCCAGTAGCCTTGTCCTCCTTGCTGTATTATGCAATTACCTTTCTGTCATCCAGGAAGCGGGAATTGCCTTCCCACCATCTTTCCAAATGCCTTTATATCCACCTCATCAGAGAATTGGAATTGCTAATGTAGTGGCAAGTCTAGCTGCCCTCCTGTTTTTAGGCAGCGGCATTATTTTCGTTTCTTACACTAACCCTgtggaaaatgaaatatttcctgGAGTTTGA